One region of Syntrophobacter fumaroxidans MPOB genomic DNA includes:
- the pgm gene encoding phosphoglucomutase (alpha-D-glucose-1,6-bisphosphate-dependent), giving the protein MEVHELAGKKAPGSMLTDLPKLVTAYYTLRPNVHDPAERIAFGTSGHRGSSLRRTFNEDHIVAVTQAICDYREANDITGPLFLVKDTHALSEPSFTTALEVLAGNGVDVFIQEDLGVTPTPVVSHAILTFNRERDSGRADGIVITPSHNPPEDGGFKYNPPSGGPAGTDVTRWVEDRANEILKGGNTGAIRIPYERALKKTSTRRWDYVGRYVDDLRSVLDLEAIRAGGVRMAVDPMGGSSLPVWKSVVDRYGLSLEIVNPVLDPAFGFMTVDRDGKIRMDCSSPYAMAGLIHLKESYDVAFGNDPDADRHGIVTRGAGLMNPNHYLSVAIWYLFQNRPDWNPGAAVGKTLVSSGMIDRVAAHLGKRLLEVPVGFKWFVDGLIEGSFAFAGEESAGASFLRKTGRVWTTDKDGIILNLLAAEIVAKTGRDPGEIYTDLTRRFGEPIYERIDAAANAEQKTALSRLSPEHIAASVLAGEPILAKLTNAPGNGAPIGGIKVIAENGWFAARPSGTEDVYKVYTESFKGREHLLKIQEEARRIVLDAFQAAGL; this is encoded by the coding sequence ATGGAGGTGCACGAACTGGCCGGGAAAAAAGCTCCCGGGTCCATGCTGACAGACCTTCCCAAGCTCGTTACGGCTTATTATACACTGAGGCCGAACGTTCACGATCCCGCCGAGCGAATCGCTTTCGGAACCTCCGGTCATCGCGGTTCGTCGTTGAGGAGAACCTTCAACGAAGATCATATCGTTGCCGTGACACAGGCCATTTGCGACTACCGGGAAGCCAACGACATCACTGGACCCCTCTTTCTTGTCAAGGACACCCACGCTCTTTCGGAGCCGAGCTTCACCACCGCTCTCGAGGTTCTGGCGGGCAACGGCGTCGATGTGTTCATCCAGGAAGATCTCGGCGTCACGCCGACCCCGGTTGTTTCGCACGCCATTCTTACCTTCAATCGAGAGCGCGACTCCGGCCGCGCCGACGGAATCGTGATCACCCCATCCCACAATCCCCCGGAGGACGGCGGTTTTAAATATAACCCTCCGTCGGGCGGACCCGCCGGCACCGACGTCACCCGATGGGTTGAAGACCGGGCGAACGAAATCCTCAAGGGCGGGAATACCGGCGCGATTCGCATTCCCTATGAAAGGGCGCTCAAGAAGACTTCGACCCGCCGCTGGGATTATGTCGGGCGTTACGTGGACGATCTGCGCAGCGTGCTCGATTTGGAGGCGATCCGAGCCGGGGGCGTCCGCATGGCCGTGGACCCCATGGGCGGCTCTTCCCTGCCGGTCTGGAAATCCGTGGTGGATCGCTACGGCTTGAGCCTCGAAATCGTAAACCCGGTCCTCGATCCCGCTTTCGGGTTCATGACCGTGGACCGCGACGGCAAGATCAGGATGGATTGTTCCTCGCCGTATGCGATGGCAGGCCTCATCCACCTCAAGGAAAGCTACGACGTGGCCTTCGGCAACGATCCGGACGCCGACCGTCACGGCATTGTCACGCGCGGGGCGGGGCTGATGAACCCCAACCACTATCTTTCGGTGGCCATCTGGTACCTGTTTCAGAATCGGCCCGATTGGAACCCCGGCGCAGCCGTCGGCAAGACCCTTGTCAGCAGCGGCATGATCGACCGGGTGGCGGCTCATCTGGGCAAGCGCCTTCTCGAAGTCCCCGTGGGATTCAAATGGTTCGTGGACGGACTCATCGAAGGTTCGTTCGCTTTTGCTGGAGAGGAGAGCGCGGGGGCGTCCTTCCTCAGGAAAACGGGTCGCGTGTGGACCACGGACAAGGACGGCATCATTTTGAATCTTCTCGCCGCGGAGATTGTCGCGAAAACGGGCAGGGACCCCGGCGAGATTTACACGGACCTCACCCGGCGGTTCGGCGAACCTATTTACGAACGCATCGACGCCGCGGCAAACGCCGAGCAGAAGACCGCTCTCTCGCGCCTCTCCCCCGAGCACATCGCCGCGTCCGTTCTGGCCGGCGAACCGATCCTGGCGAAGCTGACCAATGCGCCGGGGAACGGGGCGCCCATCGGGGGCATCAAGGTGATCGCGGAAAACGGCTGGTTCGCGGCCCGGCCGTCGGGCACAGAGGATGTCTATAAGGTCTACACGGAAAGCTTCAAGGGCCGGGAACACCTGCTCAAAATCCAGGAGGAAGCCCGCCGGATCGTGCTCGACGCGTTTCAAGCCGCAGGACTGTGA
- the acs gene encoding acetate--CoA ligase, giving the protein MAGNIFPVPESWAKSAFCDNETYLKMYEQSVKDPEGFWGEHAKRIDWFQPWTKVKSGSFEGDVRFKWFENGKLNVAYNCLDRNLAKRGDQVAIIWEGDDPKVSKYITYRELHDQVCRFANVLKAQGLKKGDRATIYLPMIPELAVAMLACARIGVVHSIVFAGFSPESLAGRILDCGGKVVITADEGLRGGKPIPLKENTEEALKKCPDVQKVIVVKHTGGKVPVVPGRDVDWTEAIKAASPDCPPEVMDAEDPLFILYTSGSTGKPKGVLHTTGGYLVYTALSHQYVFDYHDGDIYWCTADIGWVTGHSYIIYGPLANGATTVMFEGIPNYPDWSRFWNVVDKHKINIFYTAPTAIRALMRQGEAPVRATSRKSLKLLGTVGEPINPEAWLWYYNNVGEQRCPIVDTWWQTETGGILITPLPGATALKPGSATRPFFGVQPAIIDPEGKMLDGPGSGYLIIKESWPGMLRTVYGDHERFKQTYFSNYPGLYFTGDGARRDEDGYYWITGRVDDVINVSGHRLGTAEVESALVAHPAVAESAVVGFPHDIKGQGIYAYVTLKANWEHSDELRQELVKWVRKEIGPIATPDYIQWAPGLPKTRSGKIMRRILRKIAANEIDNLGDTTTLAEPAVVEDLIKNRQAVASSGKA; this is encoded by the coding sequence ATGGCAGGCAACATTTTTCCCGTTCCCGAGTCGTGGGCCAAGTCGGCATTCTGCGACAATGAGACGTATTTGAAGATGTATGAGCAGTCGGTCAAGGATCCAGAGGGATTCTGGGGGGAACACGCGAAGCGCATCGACTGGTTTCAGCCGTGGACGAAGGTAAAGAGCGGTTCCTTCGAAGGAGACGTCCGGTTCAAGTGGTTCGAGAACGGCAAGCTCAACGTAGCCTACAACTGCCTTGACCGGAACCTCGCCAAGCGGGGCGATCAGGTGGCCATCATCTGGGAAGGTGACGACCCGAAGGTGAGCAAGTACATCACCTATCGCGAGCTCCACGACCAGGTCTGCCGTTTTGCGAATGTGCTGAAGGCACAGGGCTTGAAAAAAGGCGACCGGGCGACCATCTATCTTCCCATGATCCCCGAGCTTGCGGTGGCGATGCTGGCCTGCGCCCGCATAGGCGTAGTCCATTCCATCGTATTTGCCGGTTTCTCTCCGGAATCTCTGGCCGGGCGTATCCTGGACTGCGGCGGCAAAGTGGTGATCACGGCCGATGAAGGACTGCGCGGCGGCAAGCCGATTCCATTGAAGGAAAACACCGAGGAAGCCCTCAAGAAGTGTCCGGATGTCCAGAAAGTCATCGTCGTCAAACACACCGGCGGGAAGGTTCCGGTGGTGCCTGGGCGAGACGTCGACTGGACCGAGGCGATCAAGGCTGCGTCCCCCGACTGTCCGCCGGAAGTCATGGACGCCGAGGACCCCCTCTTCATTCTCTACACTTCCGGTTCCACCGGCAAGCCCAAGGGTGTTCTGCACACCACGGGCGGCTACCTGGTATATACGGCTCTGTCGCACCAATATGTCTTCGACTATCACGACGGGGACATCTACTGGTGTACGGCCGATATCGGCTGGGTCACGGGCCACAGCTACATCATTTACGGGCCGCTGGCCAACGGCGCCACGACGGTCATGTTCGAAGGCATCCCGAACTATCCGGACTGGTCCCGGTTCTGGAACGTGGTCGACAAGCACAAGATCAACATCTTCTACACCGCTCCAACGGCGATTCGAGCGCTGATGCGCCAAGGCGAAGCCCCCGTGAGGGCGACGTCCCGCAAGTCGCTGAAACTGCTCGGGACCGTCGGGGAGCCGATCAACCCCGAAGCCTGGCTCTGGTATTACAACAACGTGGGCGAGCAGCGGTGCCCCATCGTCGATACATGGTGGCAGACGGAAACGGGCGGCATCCTCATCACTCCCCTGCCCGGCGCCACCGCGCTCAAACCTGGCTCGGCCACCAGGCCCTTTTTCGGAGTCCAGCCCGCCATCATCGATCCCGAAGGCAAGATGCTCGATGGTCCGGGGTCGGGCTATCTGATCATCAAGGAATCGTGGCCGGGAATGCTCAGGACCGTGTACGGCGATCACGAACGCTTCAAACAGACCTACTTCTCCAATTACCCCGGACTCTACTTCACCGGGGACGGGGCACGTCGCGACGAGGACGGCTACTACTGGATCACGGGACGCGTGGACGACGTCATCAACGTGTCGGGGCACCGCCTCGGAACGGCCGAAGTCGAAAGCGCCCTCGTTGCCCATCCCGCCGTGGCGGAATCGGCGGTGGTCGGCTTCCCGCACGACATCAAGGGCCAGGGGATCTACGCCTACGTGACGCTGAAGGCGAACTGGGAACATTCCGATGAGCTCCGCCAGGAACTCGTCAAGTGGGTTCGCAAGGAGATCGGGCCCATCGCCACGCCCGATTACATCCAGTGGGCGCCGGGCCTTCCCAAGACCCGGTCCGGCAAAATCATGCGCCGCATCCTGCGTAAGATCGCCGCCAATGAAATCGACAACCTCGGCGATACGACGACCCTCGCCGAACCGGCGGTGGTGGAAGACCTCATCAAGAATCGCCAGGCGGTCGCCTCGTCCGGCAAGGCGTAG
- a CDS encoding bifunctional acetyl-CoA hydrolase/transferase family protein/GNAT family N-acetyltransferase codes for MDMLKTYWPDDYLSKSRTTTEAIQMIQPGQRVFIGTSCGEPQHLVRELARQYRNFTDIEIVRLLSLETSPLTLIAGESSSQSFTIRSFYSGSTIPESMVRNRRFFTPINLSAIPHLFESRQIPVHVAMIQVSPPDDFGWMSLGISVDITLSAALSADLVIAQVNSRMPRVLGQSFLHVNDVDVIVEHEEDLLTTAAFEPLQASWTIAEYVSKLVPDGSTIQIGVGSTPQAVLHALSDKNDLGVHTQVVTDGFMELVSKGVITNRSKGVNDGKLVASFAIGTKDLYEFLHDNPGIEFHPSDYVNNPVVIAGHNGMVSLNVATIMDLTGQVAVDARPFNYFTGVTGMLDFLRGATQSPNGKSVLMLPSTSRDGKLSRIVPMLSDMAVVVPRSDVYYVVSEFGAVNLFGKSLQERAVAMISLAHPDFRDELFFNAQKAGLIGTERTLKESIHAVYPLKLEEITKVDGIEVTIRPIKPVDERRLQEHFYNLDKTDVISRFFHKKTTFVRDDVATMYQIDYVREMTIVAVTGEFGFGRIIAVGGYVLDPKQNMAEVAFSVSKDWQRKGLSRLIMRKLIEAARGSGIGGFTAYTSVNNRSMIGLFRSLPYNVTTAYEEDMIVMNCRFDNPKVPANSAETR; via the coding sequence ATGGATATGCTGAAGACCTACTGGCCCGACGACTATCTTTCAAAATCGCGCACCACGACCGAAGCGATCCAAATGATCCAGCCCGGTCAGCGGGTATTTATCGGGACTTCGTGCGGCGAACCGCAGCACCTCGTCAGGGAATTGGCCCGGCAGTACAGGAACTTCACGGATATTGAGATCGTGCGGTTGTTGAGCCTGGAGACTTCACCGCTTACCCTGATCGCCGGCGAATCTTCCTCTCAGTCCTTCACCATCAGGTCTTTCTATTCGGGGTCCACGATTCCCGAGAGCATGGTCAGGAATCGCCGATTTTTCACACCCATCAACCTGTCGGCGATTCCGCACCTGTTCGAGAGCAGGCAGATTCCGGTTCACGTGGCCATGATCCAGGTTTCGCCCCCCGATGATTTCGGGTGGATGAGTCTCGGCATATCCGTGGACATCACCCTTTCCGCCGCGCTGTCGGCCGACCTGGTGATCGCCCAGGTGAATTCGCGGATGCCCCGCGTGCTCGGACAGAGCTTCCTGCACGTCAATGACGTCGACGTCATCGTCGAACACGAGGAGGATTTGCTGACGACGGCCGCTTTCGAGCCTCTGCAGGCCTCCTGGACCATTGCCGAATACGTGTCGAAGCTCGTCCCCGACGGCTCGACCATCCAGATAGGAGTCGGGTCGACCCCTCAGGCCGTGCTCCATGCGCTTTCCGACAAGAACGACCTCGGGGTTCACACTCAGGTCGTCACCGACGGCTTCATGGAACTGGTCTCCAAAGGGGTCATCACGAATCGCAGCAAAGGCGTGAACGACGGGAAACTGGTGGCCAGTTTCGCCATCGGAACGAAGGACCTCTATGAATTCCTGCACGACAACCCCGGCATCGAATTTCATCCCTCCGATTACGTGAACAACCCCGTCGTCATCGCCGGGCATAACGGGATGGTTTCCCTCAATGTGGCCACCATCATGGACCTGACCGGTCAGGTCGCGGTGGATGCCCGACCGTTCAACTATTTTACGGGAGTCACCGGAATGCTGGACTTCCTCAGGGGGGCCACGCAATCGCCCAACGGCAAATCGGTGCTGATGCTTCCTTCCACGTCAAGGGACGGGAAGCTCAGCCGCATCGTGCCGATGCTCAGCGACATGGCGGTGGTTGTTCCCCGAAGCGACGTGTACTACGTCGTGAGCGAATTCGGCGCCGTGAATCTCTTCGGCAAGAGCCTCCAGGAGCGGGCCGTGGCCATGATCAGCCTGGCTCATCCGGACTTCCGAGACGAATTGTTCTTCAACGCGCAGAAGGCCGGCCTGATCGGCACCGAACGCACCCTCAAGGAATCCATCCACGCCGTCTATCCCCTGAAACTGGAAGAAATCACCAAAGTTGACGGAATCGAGGTCACCATCAGGCCGATCAAACCGGTGGACGAGCGCCGGCTGCAGGAACATTTTTACAACCTGGACAAGACGGACGTCATATCAAGGTTTTTCCACAAGAAGACGACGTTCGTCCGAGACGACGTCGCGACCATGTACCAGATCGATTACGTCCGGGAAATGACGATCGTGGCGGTGACGGGCGAATTCGGCTTCGGCAGGATCATTGCCGTCGGCGGGTACGTGCTCGATCCCAAACAGAATATGGCCGAGGTGGCGTTCTCCGTATCCAAGGACTGGCAACGCAAAGGACTCTCCCGGCTCATCATGAGGAAGTTGATCGAAGCGGCTCGCGGAAGCGGCATCGGCGGCTTCACGGCGTACACTTCGGTCAACAACCGCTCCATGATAGGCTTGTTCCGAAGCCTGCCCTACAATGTGACAACCGCTTACGAAGAAGACATGATCGTGATGAACTGCAGGTTCGACAATCCGAAGGTCCCCGCCAACTCCGCTGAAACGCGGTGA
- a CDS encoding lytic transglycosylase domain-containing protein — MWLVTITLCGLLGLIYFPYDADMLDPLIGSLRDGESHYDIHIRNVSVRYAVDHRLIKAVIKTESNFDCRAVSPRGAVGLMQLMPSTALEMGVRHPFNPEENIHGGTRYLKSLLTRFKNNMPLALAAYNAGPEAVKRCRGVPPYRETRLYLMKVMKHYAEYKKNAVAGK; from the coding sequence GTGTGGCTGGTTACGATCACCCTGTGCGGTTTGCTGGGTCTGATCTATTTTCCATACGATGCCGATATGCTCGATCCTCTGATCGGGTCACTCCGCGACGGCGAATCCCATTATGACATCCATATTCGTAACGTCAGCGTGCGCTATGCGGTCGATCACCGGCTGATCAAAGCGGTCATCAAAACCGAATCGAATTTCGATTGCCGAGCCGTATCCCCACGGGGGGCCGTCGGGCTCATGCAACTGATGCCTTCCACCGCCCTGGAGATGGGAGTTCGGCATCCTTTCAATCCCGAGGAGAACATCCACGGCGGGACCCGCTATTTGAAGTCGCTGCTGACCAGGTTCAAGAACAATATGCCGCTGGCGCTGGCCGCCTACAATGCCGGACCCGAAGCGGTGAAGCGCTGCCGGGGGGTGCCGCCGTACAGGGAAACACGGCTCTACCTCATGAAGGTGATGAAACACTATGCCGAATACAAGAAGAACGCCGTGGCGGGAAAGTAG
- a CDS encoding lytic transglycosylase domain-containing protein: MISERSCWIAVVMLLLVPWIGHFTRGHGEYVSGGAAQENGLTFRRQAIDVKEHAEPAPAPAAVAPPAPTAPVPAVVPAAAAPYVVPYFAPPSYAEFCGEPVPLDNQEVRERFDREFTIVVYAHSQVYLWLKRMERYFPWVEHQLAMHKLPDDLKYLAVAESDLNTTAVSSAGAVGPWQFISSTGLRYGLNQSTGLDQRCDFELATSGAFRYLSDLHRLFDNWTLAAAGYNCGEKRVQDEMARQKVGSYYQLKLPLETERYVFRILAIKEVLSRPEKYGYVLPKGGGYPPFRVDHVSVNTTCPVPVQALAESAGTTYRQIKRLNPAFTSDTIPSGTHRIKVPEGKGPDVEARIQALRANRLPAVAPSPPASVSHKDVSRRIVSHKVARGETLSGIAERYEVSSADLRRWNGIKGDRVKVGQVLKINR, from the coding sequence ATGATCAGCGAGAGGAGTTGCTGGATTGCCGTCGTCATGCTGCTGCTGGTCCCCTGGATCGGGCATTTCACCAGGGGGCACGGGGAATACGTTTCGGGAGGCGCCGCACAGGAAAACGGTTTGACCTTCAGGAGGCAGGCCATCGACGTGAAAGAACACGCGGAACCCGCCCCGGCGCCCGCGGCGGTTGCTCCCCCCGCTCCGACCGCTCCCGTTCCCGCGGTCGTTCCGGCGGCTGCGGCTCCTTACGTCGTTCCCTATTTTGCTCCGCCCTCATATGCCGAGTTCTGCGGCGAGCCGGTTCCCCTGGACAACCAGGAGGTTCGCGAGCGGTTTGACAGGGAGTTCACCATCGTGGTGTATGCCCATTCGCAGGTTTATCTCTGGCTCAAACGGATGGAAAGGTATTTCCCCTGGGTGGAGCACCAACTGGCGATGCACAAACTGCCCGACGACCTCAAATACCTGGCCGTGGCCGAAAGCGACCTGAATACTACCGCGGTGTCTTCCGCGGGTGCCGTCGGCCCATGGCAGTTCATCTCGAGCACGGGCCTCAGATACGGTTTGAATCAATCGACCGGGCTGGACCAGCGATGTGATTTCGAACTGGCGACGTCAGGCGCGTTCCGATATCTCTCGGACCTTCACAGACTTTTTGACAACTGGACGCTGGCCGCCGCCGGCTATAATTGCGGAGAAAAAAGAGTCCAGGACGAAATGGCGAGGCAGAAAGTCGGCAGTTACTATCAGTTGAAGCTGCCTTTGGAGACCGAACGATACGTGTTTCGGATTCTGGCCATAAAGGAAGTTCTGAGCCGGCCGGAAAAGTACGGATACGTTTTGCCCAAAGGCGGAGGATATCCTCCTTTCCGTGTGGATCATGTGAGCGTGAACACCACGTGCCCGGTTCCGGTCCAGGCGCTGGCGGAGAGCGCGGGGACGACTTACAGGCAGATCAAAAGGCTCAACCCCGCCTTCACATCGGATACCATCCCTTCGGGGACCCACAGGATAAAGGTGCCCGAAGGAAAGGGACCCGACGTCGAGGCTCGAATTCAAGCCCTGAGAGCGAATCGGTTGCCGGCGGTCGCGCCTTCGCCTCCCGCGAGCGTCTCTCACAAGGATGTTTCGCGCAGGATCGTCTCGCATAAGGTGGCAAGGGGGGAGACTCTGAGCGGGATAGCCGAACGCTATGAGGTGAGCTCCGCGGATCTGCGGCGGTGGAACGGGATCAAGGGCGACCGAGTGAAAGTGGGGCAGGTGCTCAAGATCAACAGGTAG
- a CDS encoding SIR2 family NAD-dependent protein deacylase → MKQYEKTAELLLRSRYTVVLTGAGISVESGIPDFRSKDGLWSKYDPAEYGYIGSFRANPAKVWTMLTEMDAVLRQARPNFAHLALADLEKRGIVKELVTQNIDSLHQRAGSKNVIEFHGHNRSLRCDRCQKVYARESVSLATLPPACACGNALRPEIVFFGEDIPPQAYRSALNAAQKCDFMMIVGTSASVAPASQLPLVAKSRGAFILEINPMDSELTRRTTDLHICERATRAFEAIMAALDGGWHS, encoded by the coding sequence ATGAAGCAGTATGAAAAAACCGCCGAACTTCTTCTTCGCAGTCGATACACGGTCGTATTGACAGGGGCTGGAATCTCGGTGGAAAGCGGGATCCCGGACTTTCGAAGCAAAGACGGCCTCTGGTCCAAGTACGATCCCGCGGAATACGGTTATATCGGCTCCTTTCGGGCGAATCCGGCGAAAGTGTGGACGATGCTTACGGAGATGGATGCGGTGTTGAGGCAGGCACGGCCCAATTTCGCGCACCTCGCCCTGGCCGACCTCGAGAAGCGGGGCATCGTCAAGGAACTCGTGACCCAGAATATAGACAGCCTTCACCAGCGTGCGGGCAGCAAGAACGTTATCGAGTTCCACGGGCACAACCGCTCGCTCCGGTGCGATCGCTGTCAAAAGGTGTATGCGCGCGAATCGGTTTCGCTGGCGACGTTGCCCCCTGCCTGCGCGTGCGGCAATGCGTTGCGCCCGGAGATCGTGTTCTTTGGCGAGGACATTCCCCCGCAGGCCTATCGCTCCGCGCTGAATGCGGCCCAGAAGTGCGACTTCATGATGATCGTCGGCACTTCGGCCAGTGTCGCGCCGGCCTCCCAGCTGCCCCTCGTGGCCAAAAGCAGGGGGGCCTTTATTCTTGAAATCAATCCAATGGATTCGGAGCTTACTCGGAGAACTACGGACCTTCACATCTGCGAACGCGCCACCAGGGCGTTCGAGGCCATCATGGCCGCCCTGGACGGCGGATGGCACTCGTAA
- the tolQ gene encoding protein TolQ produces the protein MTHIWTSVALAASDVVNAPYQRNADGFFDMVRNAGPMVKFIMVSLVVLSIACWCIILLKARLVRRAQKESELFVNYFRQRKNYSTLYRESEPLDESHLAQIFRIGYAELNRLGKSLETKNLQELSTNPEVVLENVDRAIRGGIMAERQRFESFLPLLATTGSTAPFIGLFGTVWGIMTSFHEIGLKGSANLAVVAPGISEALVATAMGLAAAIPAVVAYNHFANRIKMIEIEMSHFAADFLNILKRDLMRRGRQEESLSEQQRAAAQD, from the coding sequence ATGACACACATATGGACCAGTGTGGCTTTGGCTGCTTCGGATGTCGTGAATGCACCTTACCAGAGAAATGCGGACGGGTTTTTCGACATGGTTCGCAACGCCGGTCCCATGGTGAAATTCATCATGGTGTCCCTCGTGGTGTTGTCGATCGCCTGCTGGTGTATCATTCTCCTCAAGGCGCGGCTGGTGCGACGCGCTCAGAAGGAGTCCGAACTTTTCGTGAACTACTTCCGGCAGAGGAAGAACTATTCGACGCTCTACCGTGAAAGCGAGCCGCTCGATGAGAGCCATCTGGCCCAGATTTTCCGCATCGGGTATGCGGAATTGAACCGCTTGGGCAAATCGCTGGAGACGAAGAATCTGCAGGAGCTGTCCACGAACCCCGAGGTTGTGCTCGAGAACGTGGATCGCGCCATTCGCGGGGGCATCATGGCGGAGCGGCAGCGGTTCGAGAGTTTTCTGCCGCTGCTGGCGACCACCGGCAGCACCGCTCCGTTCATCGGCCTGTTCGGAACGGTGTGGGGAATCATGACCAGTTTTCACGAAATCGGGCTGAAGGGCTCCGCGAATCTCGCGGTGGTTGCCCCGGGCATTTCCGAGGCGCTCGTGGCCACGGCCATGGGCCTCGCCGCGGCGATCCCCGCGGTGGTCGCATACAACCACTTTGCAAACCGGATCAAGATGATTGAAATCGAGATGAGTCATTTTGCCGCGGACTTCCTCAATATTCTGAAGAGAGACCTGATGCGCAGGGGAAGACAGGAAGAGTCGCTGTCGGAACAGCAGCGTGCTGCCGCGCAGGACTAG
- the tolR gene encoding protein TolR encodes MQANGGESKGMLSEINVTPFVDVMLVLLIIFMVTAPMMTQGIDVKLPESSAPAIPSEDERLMVTVTQDKRIYINDNAVDIASLGTKLAAIYQNRQEHKGVFLRADEQIPYGFVVQVMGTIRQAGIDQIGMVTEPLKGPIKSTQR; translated from the coding sequence ATGCAGGCGAACGGCGGTGAATCCAAGGGGATGCTCTCCGAGATAAACGTCACGCCATTTGTGGACGTGATGCTGGTGCTGTTGATCATATTCATGGTGACCGCTCCGATGATGACTCAGGGCATCGACGTGAAGCTTCCGGAATCGTCGGCGCCGGCCATTCCTTCGGAGGATGAGCGCCTGATGGTCACGGTCACGCAGGACAAGCGGATCTACATCAACGACAATGCGGTGGACATTGCGTCCCTGGGGACGAAACTGGCCGCCATCTATCAGAATCGTCAGGAGCACAAGGGCGTCTTCCTTCGCGCCGATGAGCAGATACCGTACGGGTTTGTGGTCCAGGTCATGGGGACGATACGGCAGGCGGGAATAGACCAGATCGGGATGGTCACCGAACCGCTCAAGGGGCCGATAAAATCCACACAACGGTGA
- a CDS encoding cell envelope integrity protein TolA yields the protein MESLTCTPRRLSKGEFLTGVGGSILVHIGVIVLAVAVSWHIPKKGVAPAFTTVNLVSMQDVAGAAPKKGLQTKGAEGPRTQEAAKPVPTAKPGPMVPIRRLRMEDPVKKTEPEIKKIESRDIPKVAETAPASMSVEKSLEKLIPKPKAPAKPAQAAQASSQEPSAAPQEQRQARVKPSSTQENPAQGNPRGAVDGHAGGTADTTARGNPEASGKADGGRVASALLALYANQVKNAINSQWSILDSLKSTRLEARLLIAVSRDGRVLDLQVEKPSGNGLFDEACVRAVRKAAPLPPIPETYTSPRIEFVINFRPEGLS from the coding sequence ATGGAATCTTTGACTTGTACACCTCGCAGGTTGTCGAAGGGAGAGTTCCTCACCGGTGTGGGGGGCTCCATTCTCGTACACATTGGTGTGATTGTGCTGGCGGTGGCGGTCTCCTGGCATATACCGAAAAAGGGTGTCGCTCCCGCTTTCACGACGGTCAATCTGGTCTCCATGCAGGATGTCGCCGGAGCGGCTCCGAAGAAGGGGCTTCAGACCAAGGGAGCCGAAGGGCCGCGGACTCAGGAGGCCGCCAAGCCGGTTCCGACTGCGAAGCCGGGGCCGATGGTCCCGATCAGGCGGCTGCGCATGGAAGATCCGGTCAAGAAGACCGAACCGGAAATCAAGAAAATCGAATCCCGCGATATTCCCAAGGTTGCGGAGACCGCTCCCGCCTCGATGTCGGTGGAAAAGAGCCTGGAAAAGCTGATTCCCAAGCCCAAGGCACCCGCAAAACCCGCCCAGGCTGCCCAGGCGTCGAGCCAGGAACCGTCGGCCGCTCCACAGGAACAGCGACAGGCCAGGGTCAAACCGTCCTCGACCCAGGAAAATCCGGCACAGGGCAATCCCCGTGGCGCCGTGGACGGACATGCCGGGGGAACGGCCGACACCACAGCGCGCGGCAACCCCGAAGCGTCGGGAAAGGCCGACGGCGGGCGGGTTGCTTCCGCCTTGCTGGCTCTGTACGCAAACCAGGTCAAGAACGCGATCAACTCCCAGTGGTCGATCCTGGATTCGCTCAAGAGCACGCGTCTTGAGGCCAGGCTCCTGATAGCGGTGAGCCGGGACGGACGGGTGCTCGATCTGCAGGTGGAGAAACCCTCGGGCAACGGCCTCTTTGACGAGGCGTGCGTGAGGGCGGTCCGCAAAGCCGCGCCTCTTCCCCCGATTCCCGAGACCTACACAAGTCCGAGAATAGAATTCGTCATCAATTTCAGGCCGGAAGGATTATCTTGA